In a genomic window of Carassius auratus strain Wakin unplaced genomic scaffold, ASM336829v1 scaf_tig00032681, whole genome shotgun sequence:
- the LOC113080988 gene encoding uncharacterized protein LOC113080988 has product MVILQQPSISHSDPDGLFHEGLQRPVITWGHSFTIICSAQSQFPGGSFHLFRGSNITRTESAVSLSASFFFPEADFSHEGNYSCVYEVSVSSRSFRSSASELLLITITVNLQQPSISLSDPDGWFDEGPQGPVITRGHSFTIICNTDSQFPGGSFHLFRGSNITRTESAVSHSASFFFPEADYSHEGNYSCVYEVSVSSRSFRSSASELLLITIIDP; this is encoded by the exons ATGG TGATCTTGCAGCAGCCCAGTATTTCCCACAGTGATCCTGATGGACTGTTTCATGAGGGGCTTCAGAGGCCAGTGATCACCTGGGGTCACAGTTTCACTATCATCTGTTCAGCTCAATCTCAGTTTCCTGGAGGATCTTTTCACCTGTTCAGAGGATCAAACATCACCAGGACTGAGTCAGCTGTCAGTCTCTCTGCCTCCTTCTTCTTTCCTGAAGCAGATTTTTCCCACGAGGGAAACTACAGTTGTGTTTATGAAGTCAGTGTCTCCTCACGCTCCTTCCGTTCATCTGCCTCTGAACTGCTGCTCATCACTATCACAG TGAACTTGCAGCAGCCCAGTATTTCCCTCAGTGATCCTGATGGATGGTTTGATGAGGGGCCTCAGGGGCCAGTGATCACCAGGGGTCACAGTTTCACTATCATCTGTAACACTGACTCTCAGTTTCCTGGAGGATCTTTTCACCTGTTCAGAGGATCAAACATCACCAGGACTGAGTCAGCTGTCAGTCACTCTGCCTCCTTCTTCTTTCCTGAAGCAGATTATTCACACGAGGGAAACTACAGTTGTGTTTATGAAGTCAGTGTCTCCTCACGCTCCTTCCGTTCATCTGCCTCTGAACTGCTGCTCATCACTATTATAG atccataa
- the LOC113080989 gene encoding deleted in malignant brain tumors 1 protein-like — protein MRLVGGSDSCCGRVEILYNGQWGTVCDDHWDMNDTAVVCRQTQCGSAISASPSAAFGQGSGSIWLDDVGCSGSEGNLTQCSHRGLGTNNCNHGKDAGVVCSGELRMPTLSLTSTYAAVSPGENIQFSCTTPKPRCEAKAEFQLFRNGPSISSQTHESSVTFNLVNVDVSHQGIYSCCYSYQNNIKSSLSNTVIITVGECNQLSLIDCMHY, from the exons ATGAGGTTGGTCGGTGGGTCTGATTCATGCTGTGGGAGAGTGGAGATCCTGTATAATGGCCAGTGGGGAACCGTGTGTGATGATCACTGGGACATGAATGATACTGCTGTGGTGTGCAGACAGACACAGTGTGGATCAGCCATCAGTGCTTCTCCTAGCGCTGCCTTTGGTCAAGGCAGTGGATCAATCTGGCTGGATGACGTTGGATGTTCAGGAAGTGAAGGAAACCTCACACAATGTTCACACAGAGGACTAGGAACAAATAACTGTAATCATGGTAAAGATGCTGGTGTTGTTTGTTCAG GTGAGCTGCGGATGCCGACTCTTTCCCTGACCTCCACATATGCAGCTGTTTCTCCTGGAGAAAATATCCAGTTCAGTTGCACAACACCTAAACCAAGATGCGAGGCTAAAGCTGAATTCCAGCTCTTCAGAAACGGACCATCTATATCCTCCCAGACACATGAATCTAGTGTGACTTTCAACCTTGTTAATGTAGACGTCTCACATCAGGGCATCTACAGCTGTTGTTACTCCTACCAAAACAACATCAAATCATCTTTGAGCAACACTGTTATCATCACTGTGGGTGAGTGCAATCAGTTAAGTCTCATAGATTGCATGCATTACTAA